A region from the Halomonas piscis genome encodes:
- a CDS encoding toxic anion resistance protein, whose translation MSTPQDPRHQALYLPPAEDVAAELERRTSAASDEERLADEAKRFAEALLAEGQERQARRRHVDELGYDVQRQAAYHSELLKTPMRTLAEQGEEGGPVAQALAGLQGRMRELDPQRHRLSRRGIDRVLRFIPGMSTGLERYFQKYESAQQALDAIIHELESGKDRLGRDNLTLADDQQALENAVDKLQEQIELGQMIDRRLVSSAEALPPEDPERGFIEEELVFPLRQRVVDLQQQRAVSQQGVLALEVLIRNNRELMRGVDRAINVTVSALSVAVTVALGLANQRLVLDKVEALNATTSDMIAGTAQSLRRQGADIQTRAGSAMLDMEKLEQAFGDVMAAVDDVSRYRREALPQLAEQVSRLEALSREGSDAIERMQRARDDASSR comes from the coding sequence ATGTCCACGCCGCAGGATCCCCGTCATCAGGCACTGTATCTGCCGCCGGCAGAAGACGTTGCCGCCGAGCTTGAGCGCAGGACTTCTGCCGCCTCCGATGAGGAGCGCCTGGCGGATGAGGCGAAACGCTTTGCCGAGGCCTTGCTGGCCGAAGGGCAGGAGCGCCAGGCCCGGCGCCGCCACGTGGACGAGCTGGGCTACGACGTCCAGCGCCAGGCCGCCTATCACAGCGAGCTGCTCAAAACGCCCATGCGCACGCTTGCCGAGCAGGGCGAGGAAGGCGGGCCGGTAGCCCAGGCGCTGGCCGGGCTGCAAGGCCGCATGCGCGAGCTTGACCCCCAGCGCCATCGGCTTTCCCGGCGGGGGATCGATCGCGTGCTGAGGTTTATCCCCGGCATGAGCACCGGTCTTGAGCGCTATTTTCAAAAATATGAAAGTGCCCAGCAGGCGCTGGACGCCATCATCCACGAGCTGGAGTCGGGCAAGGACAGGCTGGGCCGCGACAACCTCACCCTGGCGGACGACCAGCAGGCGCTGGAAAACGCCGTTGACAAGCTCCAGGAGCAGATCGAGCTGGGTCAGATGATCGATCGGCGCCTGGTGTCGAGCGCCGAAGCGCTGCCGCCGGAAGACCCCGAGCGTGGCTTTATCGAAGAAGAGCTTGTGTTTCCGCTGCGCCAGCGCGTGGTCGATCTTCAGCAGCAGCGGGCGGTCAGCCAGCAGGGCGTGCTGGCGCTGGAGGTGCTCATCCGTAACAACCGCGAGCTGATGCGCGGGGTGGACAGGGCGATCAACGTCACCGTGTCGGCGCTGAGCGTTGCCGTGACCGTGGCGCTGGGGCTTGCCAACCAGCGGCTGGTGCTGGACAAGGTCGAGGCGCTCAACGCCACCACCTCGGACATGATCGCCGGCACCGCCCAGTCGCTGCGCCGCCAGGGGGCGGACATCCAGACCCGCGCCGGGTCGGCGATGCTCGACATGGAAAAGCTCGAGCAGGCCTTTGGCGACGTTATGGCGGCCGTTGACGACGTGTCGCGCTATCGCCGCGAGGCGCTGCCGCAGCTGGCAGAGCAGGTCAGCCGTCTGGAGGCGCTTTCCCGCGAGGGCAGTGACGCCATCGAGCGGATGCAGCGGGCCCGCGACGACGCCTCCTCTCGGTGA
- a CDS encoding SirB2 family protein, with protein MESYTAVKHLHVTAAYLSLIFFVLRAFWSVNENSVLKARWVKIAPHVIDTALLAFGVALAVMLNFWPLPGWLTAKIVALIVYIVLGTVAIKRGATPASRALFAVAAVAVFAYILGAATQHSALSWLAAA; from the coding sequence ATGGAAAGCTACACCGCCGTCAAACACCTCCACGTAACCGCCGCTTATCTGAGTCTTATCTTCTTTGTGCTGCGGGCGTTCTGGTCGGTCAACGAAAACAGCGTGCTCAAGGCACGCTGGGTAAAGATTGCCCCGCATGTCATCGACACCGCGCTGCTGGCGTTTGGCGTGGCGCTTGCCGTCATGCTCAACTTCTGGCCGCTGCCGGGCTGGCTCACGGCAAAGATCGTCGCCCTGATCGTGTATATCGTGCTGGGTACCGTGGCGATCAAACGCGGCGCCACGCCGGCCAGCCGGGCGCTGTTTGCCGTTGCCGCCGTGGCGGTGTTTGCCTATATTCTGGGTGCGGCAACGCAGCACAGCGCGCTTTCCTGGCTTGCCGCCGCCTAA
- a CDS encoding cobyrinic acid a,c-diamide synthase, which yields MLAFLQGFSYGLFLSCLPWLVIGLASPHRALGTLRPTRLQAVARYGLAVPFVAGLLWLTSLWGGFGPSLGGWLAGLGAVAVAVPLERRWRLWRQRRRQRREKARRERESAARRAEQARQARQRGEESLDPAQPPADADDVTLALCEAKKRLLAARQPAVAGQADQLYGRYRKAMAVLLERFDPGELAFERARSLVAEVCLTAVDNLTAMAARASGVAGVDAESARRRLAREGERLSQAERLALERRLALVEDTRRQLSELGGRNEAALTALDNMAVAMARVDTRRPQASVSADQALDDLQRFVAGAERYSRRS from the coding sequence ATGCTGGCATTTCTTCAAGGTTTCTCCTACGGCCTGTTTCTTTCCTGTCTGCCCTGGCTGGTGATCGGACTGGCAAGTCCGCACCGCGCCCTGGGCACGCTGCGACCCACGCGCTTGCAGGCGGTTGCCCGCTACGGGCTTGCCGTGCCTTTTGTAGCCGGGCTTTTGTGGCTGACGTCGCTGTGGGGCGGTTTCGGGCCGTCGCTCGGCGGCTGGCTGGCGGGGCTTGGCGCGGTGGCCGTGGCGGTTCCGCTGGAACGCCGCTGGCGCCTCTGGCGGCAAAGGCGCCGGCAGCGGCGGGAGAAAGCCCGCCGCGAGCGCGAAAGCGCTGCTCGCCGGGCAGAGCAGGCCCGCCAGGCTCGACAAAGAGGCGAGGAAAGCCTCGATCCGGCGCAGCCACCGGCAGACGCGGATGACGTTACCCTGGCGCTCTGCGAGGCCAAGAAGCGTCTGCTGGCGGCTCGGCAGCCGGCGGTTGCCGGGCAGGCGGACCAGCTTTACGGCCGCTATCGCAAGGCCATGGCGGTACTTTTAGAGCGCTTCGACCCAGGCGAGCTGGCCTTTGAGCGCGCGCGCTCGCTGGTCGCCGAAGTGTGCTTGACCGCGGTGGACAACCTGACCGCCATGGCGGCCCGGGCCAGCGGGGTGGCGGGGGTGGACGCCGAGAGCGCGCGCCGGCGGCTGGCTCGCGAAGGCGAGCGGCTGAGCCAGGCGGAGCGCCTGGCTCTGGAGCGCCGCCTGGCGCTGGTGGAAGACACCCGGCGGCAGCTCAGCGAGCTTGGCGGCCGCAATGAGGCCGCGCTGACCGCGCTGGACAATATGGCGGTGGCCATGGCCCGGGTGGATACGCGTCGCCCCCAGGCATCCGTCAGCGCCGATCAGGCGCTGGATGACCTGCAGCGCTTCGTCGCCGGAGCAGAGCGCTATAGCCGCCGCAGTTGA
- a CDS encoding IS5 family transposase produces the protein MPRQMLTDEHWSKLKPILLQQGIYDKADLRTTIEGILYRMRTGCPWRDLPETFGPWNTVYKRFNAWSASGKLMRLFSSLVEEPDVEWLFIDGSYVKAHQDSTGAATEDAEAIGKSRAGNTSKIHLTVDAYGLPITFRITGGEVHDSTEARALIDDLPAGDALVADKGYDSERIRGQIEAKGMAAVIPRKRNSKKGNANLDRGLYRYRHLVENAFARLKPYRAIATRYDKLKRNYESMVALACGFLWLPM, from the coding sequence ATGCCCCGACAAATGCTCACGGATGAACACTGGTCGAAGCTGAAACCTATCCTGCTTCAACAAGGTATTTATGACAAGGCCGACTTGCGTACCACGATAGAAGGCATCCTTTATCGGATGCGCACCGGCTGCCCGTGGCGGGACCTACCGGAGACGTTTGGCCCCTGGAACACGGTCTACAAGCGTTTTAACGCCTGGTCAGCGAGTGGAAAGCTGATGAGGCTTTTCAGCTCTCTGGTGGAGGAGCCTGATGTTGAGTGGCTGTTCATTGATGGCTCCTACGTCAAGGCCCACCAGGACAGCACCGGAGCTGCCACGGAAGACGCAGAAGCCATTGGCAAAAGTCGTGCAGGCAATACCAGCAAGATCCACTTGACCGTAGATGCCTATGGGCTACCGATCACCTTCAGAATAACCGGGGGTGAGGTGCACGACAGCACGGAAGCCCGGGCATTGATTGACGATTTGCCAGCGGGTGATGCATTGGTGGCTGACAAGGGCTATGACAGCGAGCGTATCCGTGGACAGATCGAAGCCAAGGGCATGGCTGCCGTCATTCCACGCAAACGCAACTCAAAGAAAGGAAATGCCAATCTGGACAGAGGCTTATATCGCTATCGGCATCTGGTTGAGAATGCCTTTGCTCGATTGAAGCCGTATCGCGCCATCGCAACGCGTTACGACAAGCTCAAGCGAAACTACGAAAGCATGGTGGCCTTGGCCTGCGGCTTTTTATGGCTGCCCATGTGA
- a CDS encoding efflux RND transporter periplasmic adaptor subunit: protein MRQPRFSRLPFSYVLASLLLLALALWLVLGDFNAFRSEAPADAASEPAPTRVETRQIKRMEYTPVQVVQGELEAVRDVALRASVEGFVQDKPVKQGERVSQGETLLVLDNDALPERLKEARDNVELARSELAGAEKLRRRELIAKTELLRRRAALSQGIAEVARLEKQQADTRPKAPFAGRLDRVSVDLGELVQPGEEWGRLIADDTLKGIGWVSQQDVGPLEEGQRVTARLLSGHALEGTLTHVASRAEDDTRSFYMEATLANPERQRLAGASAELSVELPPRRVHALSPALLRLNDSGELSVRHLGDDGRVRQTAVELVSADTDRAYVAGLPESTRLITLGAGLVAPGDPVKAVPAGDAAGSDR, encoded by the coding sequence ATGCGGCAACCGCGATTTTCACGACTGCCCTTTTCCTACGTATTGGCAAGCCTGCTTCTGCTCGCACTGGCGCTGTGGCTGGTACTGGGGGATTTCAACGCCTTTCGCTCGGAGGCCCCCGCCGATGCCGCCTCAGAGCCCGCTCCCACCCGTGTTGAAACCCGGCAGATAAAGCGCATGGAGTATACGCCCGTCCAGGTGGTGCAGGGCGAACTTGAAGCCGTGCGCGACGTGGCGCTGCGGGCAAGCGTCGAGGGCTTTGTGCAGGACAAGCCGGTCAAGCAGGGTGAGCGCGTCAGCCAGGGCGAGACGCTTTTGGTGCTGGACAACGACGCCCTCCCCGAGCGCCTCAAAGAGGCCCGGGACAACGTCGAGCTGGCGCGCTCGGAGCTTGCCGGCGCGGAAAAGCTGCGCCGCCGGGAGCTGATTGCCAAAACCGAACTGCTGCGCCGGCGCGCCGCGCTCAGCCAGGGCATCGCCGAGGTCGCGCGATTGGAAAAGCAGCAGGCCGACACCCGCCCCAAGGCGCCTTTTGCCGGCCGCCTCGATCGCGTCAGCGTGGACCTGGGCGAACTGGTGCAGCCCGGGGAAGAGTGGGGGCGGCTGATCGCGGACGACACGCTGAAGGGCATCGGCTGGGTTTCCCAGCAGGACGTGGGCCCGCTCGAAGAAGGCCAGCGCGTGACCGCTCGGCTGCTCAGCGGCCACGCTCTCGAGGGCACGCTCACCCACGTGGCCAGCCGCGCCGAGGACGACACCCGCAGCTTCTACATGGAAGCGACCCTGGCCAACCCCGAGCGCCAAAGGCTGGCCGGCGCCAGCGCCGAGCTCAGCGTCGAGCTGCCGCCCCGCCGGGTGCACGCGCTGTCCCCGGCGCTGTTACGCCTGAACGACAGCGGCGAACTCAGCGTGCGCCACCTGGGCGACGACGGCCGCGTCCGGCAGACCGCCGTCGAGCTGGTGAGCGCCGACACCGACCGAGCCTACGTGGCCGGCCTGCCCGAATCCACCCGGCTGATCACCCTGGGCGCCGGGCTGGTAGCGCCCGGCGACCCGGTCAAGGCCGTGCCGGCGGGCGACGCTGCCGGGAGTGATCGCTGA
- a CDS encoding acetyl-CoA hydrolase/transferase family protein produces the protein MFDEDLASQRCRWPQWRDKLRTAEEAAALIEDGMTVGMSGFTRAGEAKAVPRALAERAGQAPLSITLMTGASLGNDLDKLLTEANALSRRMPFQVDATLRRAINDGRVMFMDQHLSETVELLRNRQLAEMDVAVIEACAITEDGGIVPTTSVGNSASYAILANKVIIELNLDSPAALEGLHDIYIPQMRPTRTPIPVVAADSRIGTPYIPIDPDSIAAIVVTRGKDSASTVQPPDADTQRIANHLIDFFADEVKIGRLTPSLLPLQAGIGNMANAVMSGLAEGPFEHLTMYSEVLQDSTFDLLDSGKLDFASGCSITLSEECGERVWNNIDRYRDRLVLRPQELSNHPGIVRRLGGISINTALEMDIYGNVNSTHVSGTRMMNGIGGSGDFARNAQLSVFVTKSLAKGGDISSIVPFVSHVDHTEHDVDILVTEHGLADLRGLAPRERAVQVIERCVDPSYRPALHRYFADAKKRGGHTPHCLEQALGWHVAMEEEGHMRRFRYDATADAVS, from the coding sequence ATGTTTGACGAGGATTTGGCCAGCCAGCGCTGCCGCTGGCCCCAGTGGCGCGATAAGCTGCGCACCGCCGAGGAAGCCGCGGCGCTGATCGAGGACGGCATGACCGTGGGGATGAGCGGCTTTACCCGGGCCGGGGAAGCCAAGGCCGTGCCCCGGGCGCTGGCTGAGCGGGCCGGCCAGGCGCCGCTTTCCATCACCCTGATGACCGGTGCGTCGCTGGGTAATGACCTCGACAAGCTGTTGACCGAAGCCAACGCGCTCTCCCGGCGCATGCCGTTTCAGGTGGATGCCACCCTGCGCCGGGCGATCAACGACGGCCGGGTCATGTTCATGGACCAGCACCTGTCCGAGACGGTAGAGCTTTTGCGCAATCGTCAGCTGGCGGAAATGGACGTGGCGGTCATCGAGGCCTGTGCGATCACCGAAGACGGCGGTATCGTACCGACTACCTCGGTGGGCAACTCGGCCAGCTATGCCATACTGGCCAACAAGGTCATCATCGAGCTGAACCTGGATTCGCCCGCGGCGCTGGAGGGGCTGCACGATATCTACATTCCGCAGATGCGCCCCACGCGCACGCCGATCCCCGTGGTCGCGGCGGATTCGCGCATCGGCACGCCGTATATTCCCATCGATCCCGACAGCATCGCAGCGATCGTGGTGACTCGGGGCAAGGACAGCGCCTCCACGGTGCAGCCGCCGGACGCCGATACCCAGCGCATTGCCAACCACCTGATCGACTTTTTTGCCGACGAGGTGAAAATCGGCCGCCTGACGCCGTCGCTGCTGCCGCTGCAGGCGGGTATCGGCAACATGGCCAACGCCGTGATGAGCGGGCTGGCCGAGGGCCCCTTCGAGCACCTGACCATGTATTCCGAAGTGCTGCAGGATTCCACCTTCGACCTGCTCGACAGCGGCAAGCTGGACTTTGCCTCGGGCTGCTCGATCACGCTGTCGGAGGAATGCGGCGAGCGGGTGTGGAACAATATCGATCGCTATCGCGATCGTTTGGTACTGCGTCCCCAGGAGCTTTCCAACCATCCGGGCATCGTCCGCCGGCTGGGGGGCATTTCGATCAACACCGCGCTCGAGATGGACATCTACGGCAACGTCAACTCCACTCACGTGAGCGGCACCAGGATGATGAACGGCATCGGCGGCTCGGGAGACTTTGCCCGTAACGCCCAGCTGTCGGTGTTTGTCACCAAGTCGCTGGCCAAGGGCGGCGATATTTCCAGCATCGTGCCCTTTGTCAGCCACGTGGATCATACCGAGCACGATGTGGATATCCTCGTCACCGAGCACGGTCTGGCCGACCTGCGCGGGCTGGCCCCGCGGGAGCGAGCGGTACAGGTGATCGAGCGCTGCGTGGATCCTTCCTACCGCCCGGCGCTGCACCGCTATTTCGCCGATGCCAAAAAGCGCGGCGGACATACCCCGCACTGCCTGGAGCAGGCGCTTGGCTGGCATGTGGCCATGGAAGAAGAGGGCCACATGCGCCGCTTCCGGTACGACGCGACCGCCGACGCGGTTTCCTGA
- a CDS encoding extensin-like domain-containing protein, which yields MKRLLACLVLIAIGVALDKGLWEVPREWDPFAPLRIRDPVTPVTGWKTSRLNGDREGCLAALERLPDSSLDYLALEDYTPVPDCPLTNVVRLNASGVAFNRRFVASCPLALGWLMFEHHVLQPAAREHLGSPVSRVEHYGSFACRNVYGRKNARRSAHATADALDVAAFGLEDGRRISVLEGWQHEDERGRFLRALHRGACRHFATVLGPDYNAAHANHFHLAMGGFGACR from the coding sequence GTGAAGCGACTCCTCGCTTGCCTGGTGCTGATCGCCATTGGCGTGGCCCTCGACAAGGGCCTCTGGGAGGTTCCCCGGGAGTGGGATCCGTTCGCGCCGCTGCGTATTCGGGATCCGGTAACGCCGGTGACCGGCTGGAAAACCAGCCGGCTCAACGGCGACCGCGAGGGCTGCCTGGCAGCGCTTGAGCGCCTGCCGGACAGCTCGCTCGACTATCTGGCGCTTGAGGATTACACGCCGGTGCCCGACTGCCCGCTGACCAACGTGGTGCGCCTGAACGCCAGCGGCGTGGCGTTCAACCGTCGCTTTGTGGCCAGCTGCCCGCTGGCGCTTGGCTGGCTGATGTTCGAACATCACGTGCTGCAGCCGGCCGCCAGGGAGCATCTGGGCAGCCCGGTCAGCCGGGTGGAGCACTACGGCAGCTTTGCCTGCCGCAACGTCTACGGGCGCAAGAATGCCCGGCGCAGCGCCCATGCCACGGCGGACGCGCTGGACGTGGCGGCGTTTGGCCTGGAGGACGGCCGCCGTATCAGCGTGCTCGAAGGCTGGCAGCACGAGGACGAGCGCGGCCGGTTTCTCAGGGCGCTTCATCGCGGTGCCTGCCGCCACTTTGCCACGGTGCTGGGGCCGGACTATAACGCCGCTCATGCCAACCATTTTCATTTGGCCATGGGCGGGTTCGGCGCATGCCGCTAG
- a CDS encoding NnrS family protein yields MKETTLLRRLPLMRLAFRPFFLLGAVFSVLALLAWLAFWHGNLWLSPYGGMFWWHPHEMLFGFGSAIIVGFLLTAVQNWTGRPGLSGWPLAGLAALWLLARVLLAYGDSLPATLLITLDVAFLPLAALAMARRVVAVRMWRNLAFVPLLLALACANGFMHLGAQQGDGTLMREASHSAMLLIVLVMTLLGGRVIPFFTSRKLGIEQPVRLRPLEAASLGGVVAVLALQILAAAGLGPAHALLVPALLVAATANAWRLSRWYHVRILREPLLWGLHASYAFIPLGLFMWAVEHAGGQRIETALHALAIGGMGTMMLSMMSRVSLGHTGRIIRTLPGIGIALGLMLFAALMRSAWLWLYPQTSHWVYSLTIIAWCLSYLAFILYYVIPLTSARPDGKAG; encoded by the coding sequence ATGAAGGAAACGACTCTGCTTCGCCGCCTGCCGCTCATGCGCCTGGCGTTCCGCCCCTTTTTCCTGCTCGGTGCCGTGTTCAGCGTACTTGCCCTGCTTGCCTGGCTGGCCTTCTGGCACGGCAATCTCTGGCTTTCGCCTTACGGCGGCATGTTCTGGTGGCATCCTCACGAAATGCTGTTCGGCTTTGGCAGCGCCATTATCGTCGGCTTTTTGCTCACCGCCGTGCAGAACTGGACCGGCCGGCCCGGACTGAGTGGCTGGCCGCTTGCCGGGCTTGCCGCGCTGTGGCTTTTGGCGCGCGTGCTGCTGGCCTACGGCGATTCGCTGCCGGCGACGCTGCTGATTACCCTGGACGTGGCCTTTCTGCCCCTGGCGGCGCTGGCCATGGCCCGGCGCGTGGTCGCCGTACGCATGTGGCGCAACCTGGCGTTTGTGCCGCTGCTGCTAGCCCTGGCCTGTGCCAACGGTTTTATGCACCTGGGCGCGCAGCAGGGTGACGGCACGCTGATGCGCGAAGCCAGCCACTCTGCCATGCTGCTGATCGTGCTGGTCATGACGCTGCTCGGCGGGCGGGTGATCCCGTTCTTTACCTCGCGCAAGCTAGGCATCGAGCAGCCCGTCAGGCTGCGCCCGCTGGAAGCGGCCAGCCTGGGCGGCGTTGTCGCCGTGCTGGCGCTGCAGATACTTGCCGCTGCGGGACTGGGGCCGGCCCACGCCCTGCTGGTGCCGGCGCTGCTGGTCGCGGCCACGGCCAACGCCTGGCGGCTGTCGCGCTGGTATCACGTCAGAATCCTGCGCGAGCCGCTGCTGTGGGGGCTGCACGCCAGCTACGCCTTCATCCCGCTGGGGCTTTTCATGTGGGCCGTCGAGCACGCCGGCGGCCAGCGGATCGAAACCGCGCTGCACGCGCTCGCCATCGGCGGCATGGGCACCATGATGCTGTCGATGATGTCCCGGGTATCGCTGGGCCATACCGGGCGCATCATCCGCACTCTGCCGGGTATCGGGATCGCCCTGGGCCTGATGCTCTTCGCCGCGCTGATGCGCTCGGCGTGGCTATGGCTGTATCCGCAAACCAGCCACTGGGTGTACAGCCTGACCATTATCGCGTGGTGCCTAAGCTATCTGGCCTTTATCCTGTACTATGTGATCCCCTTGACAAGCGCGCGGCCGGACGGCAAGGCCGGCTAG
- a CDS encoding DUF7282 domain-containing protein, with translation MTLRNVSLSMMLALGLAGTAGTAMAADGPSLEADAQSPGKEVTVSVTADEKGFVVIHDSNEEGKPVAPASIGHAAIDGQDEVTVEVDRELESGDKVFAMLHKDTGEEGKYEFGEGSTDVDPPMMADGEPVVIPVDVE, from the coding sequence ATGACACTTCGCAACGTATCCCTCTCGATGATGCTGGCACTGGGACTCGCCGGCACCGCCGGCACGGCAATGGCCGCAGACGGCCCGTCTCTCGAGGCGGACGCTCAGTCGCCGGGCAAGGAAGTGACCGTCAGCGTGACGGCCGATGAGAAAGGCTTTGTGGTAATCCACGACAGCAACGAAGAAGGCAAGCCCGTGGCGCCGGCGTCCATTGGCCACGCCGCCATTGACGGCCAGGACGAAGTCACCGTCGAAGTGGATCGCGAGCTCGAGTCCGGTGACAAGGTGTTTGCCATGCTGCACAAGGACACCGGTGAAGAAGGCAAGTACGAGTTTGGCGAAGGTTCCACCGACGTGGATCCGCCCATGATGGCCGATGGCGAGCCCGTGGTTATCCCCGTCGATGTCGAATAA
- a CDS encoding malate dehydrogenase gives MKDPVRIAITGGAGQISYSLIFRIAAGDMLGPDQPVILQLLEIPQAMEALNGVVMEINDCAFPLVRDIVATDDPNVAFKDIDYGLLVGSKPRGPGMERKDLLEANAAIFSVQGKALNDHASRDVKVLVVGNPANTNALIASCNAPDLDAGQFTAMTRLDHNRAMTQLAQKTGRHVNDVESLIVWGNHSATQYPDISQCRVDGKPALELVERDWYESDFIPTVQQRGAAIIKARGASSAASAAAAAIDHMHDWALGSDGIVSMSIPADGSYGIEEGIIYSYPVRCKGGSYEIVQGFEIDAFSREKMQATENELREERAAVEHLLG, from the coding sequence ATGAAAGATCCCGTACGTATTGCGATTACCGGCGGTGCAGGACAAATCAGCTATTCGCTTATTTTCCGCATTGCCGCAGGCGACATGCTGGGGCCGGATCAGCCCGTCATACTTCAGCTGCTGGAGATCCCCCAGGCCATGGAAGCCCTCAACGGCGTGGTGATGGAGATCAACGACTGTGCCTTCCCGCTGGTTCGCGATATCGTCGCCACGGACGATCCCAACGTCGCCTTCAAGGATATCGACTACGGCCTGCTGGTGGGCTCCAAGCCGCGCGGCCCGGGCATGGAGCGCAAGGACCTGCTGGAAGCCAACGCGGCGATTTTCTCCGTACAGGGCAAGGCGCTCAACGATCATGCCAGCCGCGACGTCAAGGTGCTGGTCGTGGGTAACCCCGCCAATACCAACGCGCTGATTGCGTCGTGCAACGCGCCGGATCTCGACGCCGGCCAGTTTACCGCCATGACCCGCCTTGACCACAACCGCGCCATGACCCAGCTGGCCCAGAAGACCGGCAGGCACGTCAACGATGTGGAAAGCCTGATCGTCTGGGGTAACCACAGCGCCACCCAGTATCCGGATATTTCCCAGTGTCGGGTCGACGGCAAGCCGGCGCTGGAGCTGGTCGAGCGCGACTGGTACGAAAGCGATTTCATCCCCACCGTGCAGCAGCGCGGTGCGGCGATCATCAAGGCCCGCGGCGCCTCGTCGGCCGCTTCGGCAGCGGCGGCGGCCATCGATCACATGCACGACTGGGCGCTGGGCAGCGACGGCATCGTCAGCATGTCGATCCCTGCCGACGGCAGCTACGGCATCGAGGAAGGCATCATCTATTCCTACCCGGTGCGCTGCAAGGGCGGAAGCTATGAAATCGTCCAGGGCTTCGAGATCGACGCCTTCAGCCGGGAAAAAATGCAGGCTACCGAGAACGAGCTGCGCGAAGAGCGGGCGGCGGTGGAGCACCTGCTGGGCTGA
- a CDS encoding YbaN family protein → MRFAPLAWSALAYLCIGLGAAGIVLPLLPTTPFLLLALWAATRGSPRLANWLLYHPRFGPYLYAWREQRAIPPRAKLTAYALLVFSLVTLWLGGASPWLLAALALFFAGVATFIATRPDATATPSEPVANPPRR, encoded by the coding sequence ATGCGTTTTGCCCCTCTAGCCTGGAGCGCACTGGCCTACCTTTGTATCGGCCTTGGCGCCGCCGGCATCGTGCTGCCGCTGCTGCCCACCACGCCCTTTCTGCTGCTGGCGCTGTGGGCCGCTACCAGGGGCTCGCCCCGGCTTGCCAACTGGCTGCTGTACCATCCGCGCTTCGGCCCCTACCTCTATGCCTGGCGCGAACAGCGGGCCATTCCGCCCCGCGCCAAGCTCACCGCCTACGCGCTGCTGGTATTCAGCCTCGTCACGCTGTGGCTGGGCGGCGCCTCTCCCTGGCTACTGGCCGCGCTGGCGCTGTTCTTCGCCGGGGTGGCCACCTTTATCGCCACTCGCCCCGACGCCACCGCCACGCCGTCAGAACCCGTCGCCAACCCGCCGCGCCGCTAA